In a genomic window of Primulina huaijiensis isolate GDHJ02 chromosome 10, ASM1229523v2, whole genome shotgun sequence:
- the LOC140986076 gene encoding rust resistance kinase Lr10-like isoform X2 yields MFNCSATDDSFADNFYNCINKSTYRIYAIPSDYSFYSFLFVSCTKLYKVYDVPFLDWGIRSIPLNWFEPACGSCESQGKTCSLNNNNTRGHQLLCDNEPMQKQGNVPKRLLISGEILGSFLFVLTLAYLYRLYGSIRKNKEHQMKIESFLEDYKALKPTRFSYADVKKITNEFSEKLGEGSYGIVYKGKLSSEIYVAVKVLNNSHGNGEEFINEVGTIGRIHHVNVVRLVGYCADGFRRALVYEFLPNDSLEKFIFLEGPKRSPLSREKIQDIALGVAKGIEYLHQGCDQQILHFDIKPNNILLDHNFNPKICDFGLAKLCSKEQSAVSMTVARGTMGYIAPEVLSRTFGRVSYKSDVYSFGMLLLEMVVGRKSVDHTVNTSQVCFPKWIYDKLNREEISVHIEEEDDESKITRKLTIVGLLCIQWYPNDRPSMKTVVQMLEGDGNNLTIPPNPFPATITPNSIARMPGRHHQTELEIISE; encoded by the exons ATGTTTAATTGCTCTGCTACAGATGACTCTTTCGCGGATAATTTCTACAATTGTATAAACAAATCAACCTATAGAATCTATGCCATTCCCTCTGACTATtcattttattcttttctttttgtatCTTGTACCAAGCTTTATAAAGTTTATGATGTTCCATTTCTGGATTGGGGTATTAGAAGTATCCCCTTAAATTGGTTTGAACCAGCTTGTGGCTCTTGTGAATCTCAAGGAAAAACATGcagtttgaataataataatacaagaGGCCATCAATTACTGTGTGACAATGAACCTATGCAAAAGCAAG GCAATGTGCCGAAGAGATTACTGATTTCAG GTGAAATCTTGGGATCTTTTCTCTTTGTGCTGACATTGGCATATCTCTATCGTCTTTATGGGTCAATTAGAAAGAATAAAGAGCATCAAATGAAGATTGAAAGTTTCTTGGAAGATTACAAAGCTCTTAAACCTACTAGATTTTCGTATGCTGATGTGAAGAAGATCACCAATGAGTTTAGTGAAAAGTTGGGAGAAGGAAGCTATGGAATTGTTTACAAAGGAAAACTTTCAAGTGAGATTTATGTCGCTGTAAAGGTTCTCAACAATTCCCACGGAAATGGTGAGGAGTTCATCAATGAAGTCGGTACGATAGGAAGAATCCACCATGTCAATGTGGTCCGGTTGGTGGGATATTGTGCCGACGGATTCAGAAGAGCTCTTGTTTATGAATTCCTACCGAATGATTCACTGGAAAAGTTCATCTTCTTGGAGGGACCAAAGAGAAGCCCGCTCTCTCGGGAAAAGATACAAGATATTGCTCTTGGAGTAGCCAAAGGGATCGAATATCTTCATCAGGGTTGTGACCAACAAATCCTTCATTTTGATATCAAGCCAAATAACATCTTGTTAGACCACAACTTCAACCCAAAGATCTGTGATTTTGGTCTTGCAAAACTCTGTTCCAAGGAACAAAGTGCTGTTTCGATGACTGTTGCCAGGGGAACGATGGGCTACATAGCACCTGAGGTGCTGTCGAGGACATTTGGTAGAGTGTCCTATAAATCAGATGTTTATAGCTTCGGAATGCTATTGCTTGAAATGGTTGTAGGGAGGAAGAGTGTTGATCATACGGTAAATACAAGTCAAGTGTGCTTTCCTAAATGGATTtatgataaattaaatcgagaaGAGATATCGGTGCATATTgaggaagaagatgatgaaTCTAAGATAACAAGAAAGCTCACGATTGTAGGACTGTTGTGTATTCAGTGGTATCCAAATGATCGTCCTTCTATGAAAACCGTTGTGCAAATGTTGGAAGGAGATGGAAACAACCTTACCATACCACCAAATCCATTTCCAGCTACTATTACTCCAAACTCTATTGCAAGAATGCCCGGAAGACATCATCAGACAGAGTTGGAGATTATATCAGAATAA
- the LOC140986076 gene encoding rust resistance kinase Lr10-like isoform X1, translating to MFNCSATDDSFADNFYNCINKSTYRIYAIPSDYSFYSFLFVSCTKLYKVYDVPFLDWGIRSIPLNWFEPACGSCESQGKTCSLNNNNTRGHQLLCDNEPMQKQAGNVPKRLLISGEILGSFLFVLTLAYLYRLYGSIRKNKEHQMKIESFLEDYKALKPTRFSYADVKKITNEFSEKLGEGSYGIVYKGKLSSEIYVAVKVLNNSHGNGEEFINEVGTIGRIHHVNVVRLVGYCADGFRRALVYEFLPNDSLEKFIFLEGPKRSPLSREKIQDIALGVAKGIEYLHQGCDQQILHFDIKPNNILLDHNFNPKICDFGLAKLCSKEQSAVSMTVARGTMGYIAPEVLSRTFGRVSYKSDVYSFGMLLLEMVVGRKSVDHTVNTSQVCFPKWIYDKLNREEISVHIEEEDDESKITRKLTIVGLLCIQWYPNDRPSMKTVVQMLEGDGNNLTIPPNPFPATITPNSIARMPGRHHQTELEIISE from the exons ATGTTTAATTGCTCTGCTACAGATGACTCTTTCGCGGATAATTTCTACAATTGTATAAACAAATCAACCTATAGAATCTATGCCATTCCCTCTGACTATtcattttattcttttctttttgtatCTTGTACCAAGCTTTATAAAGTTTATGATGTTCCATTTCTGGATTGGGGTATTAGAAGTATCCCCTTAAATTGGTTTGAACCAGCTTGTGGCTCTTGTGAATCTCAAGGAAAAACATGcagtttgaataataataatacaagaGGCCATCAATTACTGTGTGACAATGAACCTATGCAAAAGCAAG CAGGCAATGTGCCGAAGAGATTACTGATTTCAG GTGAAATCTTGGGATCTTTTCTCTTTGTGCTGACATTGGCATATCTCTATCGTCTTTATGGGTCAATTAGAAAGAATAAAGAGCATCAAATGAAGATTGAAAGTTTCTTGGAAGATTACAAAGCTCTTAAACCTACTAGATTTTCGTATGCTGATGTGAAGAAGATCACCAATGAGTTTAGTGAAAAGTTGGGAGAAGGAAGCTATGGAATTGTTTACAAAGGAAAACTTTCAAGTGAGATTTATGTCGCTGTAAAGGTTCTCAACAATTCCCACGGAAATGGTGAGGAGTTCATCAATGAAGTCGGTACGATAGGAAGAATCCACCATGTCAATGTGGTCCGGTTGGTGGGATATTGTGCCGACGGATTCAGAAGAGCTCTTGTTTATGAATTCCTACCGAATGATTCACTGGAAAAGTTCATCTTCTTGGAGGGACCAAAGAGAAGCCCGCTCTCTCGGGAAAAGATACAAGATATTGCTCTTGGAGTAGCCAAAGGGATCGAATATCTTCATCAGGGTTGTGACCAACAAATCCTTCATTTTGATATCAAGCCAAATAACATCTTGTTAGACCACAACTTCAACCCAAAGATCTGTGATTTTGGTCTTGCAAAACTCTGTTCCAAGGAACAAAGTGCTGTTTCGATGACTGTTGCCAGGGGAACGATGGGCTACATAGCACCTGAGGTGCTGTCGAGGACATTTGGTAGAGTGTCCTATAAATCAGATGTTTATAGCTTCGGAATGCTATTGCTTGAAATGGTTGTAGGGAGGAAGAGTGTTGATCATACGGTAAATACAAGTCAAGTGTGCTTTCCTAAATGGATTtatgataaattaaatcgagaaGAGATATCGGTGCATATTgaggaagaagatgatgaaTCTAAGATAACAAGAAAGCTCACGATTGTAGGACTGTTGTGTATTCAGTGGTATCCAAATGATCGTCCTTCTATGAAAACCGTTGTGCAAATGTTGGAAGGAGATGGAAACAACCTTACCATACCACCAAATCCATTTCCAGCTACTATTACTCCAAACTCTATTGCAAGAATGCCCGGAAGACATCATCAGACAGAGTTGGAGATTATATCAGAATAA